The region ATTTAAAGGAGTCAAATCCACAGGCAAGGTTTGaatcattattgtttttcacCCGATGTATACATGCATTGTGCtgtgaaattttattttccttcttacAGATGTCTCCTGTTAGTTTACGTCACTCTTTCATGCATCAAATCATAAATCACATTAAATATCAGGCAATACAGGTGAAAATTAGTTACTCTCACTTTCTGCTGACTGGTCCTTCAGCTTAGCAGCATTTAACTTGTGCATGACGTCCTGCTGCATGTAGGACTCTAGGAGTCGGTCCAGAATGATCTGGAAAGAATCAACGCTGAACTCAAACTGGCGCCGAAGGGCACTCACGAATTTGAGCTCGAGGTTTTTGCCACTGTTGTTCGACAGCGAGATAAGACTCCAGCGGTCGTGTTCGTTGAAAACTTTGACCATTTTCTGAACATAGGCCTCCTTCTTTGTGGCGCTGCTGATCTGCTCCCTGTTGACCCCGACGGGCAGGCAGTCCAGCAAGCACCCCAGCACTGACTCTTTGATGACCTGGGGGAAGAAGAGGTCAACAACATGACAGTTTCAACCATTGACAGTGACCAGAGTGTAGTTCCGCTTGCCTTATTTAACTGGAGCAGTGTTCGCTCGAACAgagatattttctaaaatgaaaacaactgtTTGCACCCTTTCTTCCAAAAGCTGAAATTACAGCCTTCTTTGCACTTGTTGACCCCTAACTTTAGATTTcaaatgtaacataaaaaagGTAATGACTAGAAGCATATGattaatattgtttattaaaagaGGAGCTACAATTATTTGAGTGTTTGGCCTACTGCATCTTCAATTGTTCTCTGaatactttttgtattttgtttttgattttgttaatgGTGATTGTTATCGCCCCCTACTGCTGTGGCATAGCAATCGCagtgtttttgattgaaatctCACAGactataataatttatttttaataatggaGAACAAAATCAGCTTGAGGAATGTAGCTACAAGGCCTAAATGTGAAACTTCTTGGTTTGCTTATAAGTGCAGCTAAATGATGGAAAGATTCTTAATGTAAAAGAAAGCATATCACCAAATTATTAACCTCACTCCATATGTCAACCTCAAGTGCTTTGCTAAGTGTAAAGAGGTGCAGCCAAGCACAAGGCAGGCCTTACAAAATCAAAGTAAATGTTCCTCAGCTGTTATTGGAGGCTAGCATTAACTTTACTGTCATAGTATAGGACATCTAATGCTGGAATAAAAATAGAAgacctgaaaaaaaatatcaggcAATGATGATCTGCTTAAATACAGTAAGCAGTTTTAAAGTTGTACTTTCATTTATTAGTGGAAAAACTATCCAAACTAACATCCCCTTAATTGTCCACTTAACATAATAACTATCTGTGACACTTTTGGCAACAACAACTTCTTTCAGGCTTTAATGAGAACTGTcgcaaaattatttctttggcAACACTGAACATCTCAATCATATTTAAGTCAATACTTTGAGttccaaaacctttttttcttattatttatgAGCCACTAAGAGGTGAACTTGGTAGTGTGCATTGAATTGCCTGAGGATCCATTCATGGTTTGTTCATCGAAGGGCCTGAAGCTGGAAATTGGCCGCAGACAGGTCTTCCAGAACTCAACCCTGCATGTagttggggggggaaaaaaatcctattttaaaaTTGTCATCCGTCACAATTAATTCACGatttagcaaaaacaaatgatgactggacaaaaaaaaaattaaacagaagaaatctctAATGGGGAAACTCTGTTTTTACAGCCTTGTATAATAATGATGGGGATTAATGTTGCATCTTTTATTCTTGTGTTCATCTTGATGCTCCCTGACAATTTAATAGGCTTAATAATTCTGATTTGCTGTGTCATGGTATTTGTTAATAAATACTTTCTGACCTaacttgttaaaataataatgttttttctgaCTGTAAAATTACTTACAAAGCTGGTATCCACAAGTTTAACCTTCTCAACATGGAGGTTTCCATACTcaacaatgttgtttttttcttttttgtgccaCATAGGTGGTGTATTTCACTGCTGTCTTTCCATACTTTATCTTGTTCGCCCTGCTTATCAATAATGTCCAGCTGCCCGGAGCAAAGGAGGGCATCCTTTATTTTATAACACCTGATTGGAGCAAACTGTTTGAAGTCAAGGTGAGACTGAGGGCAATGAAGCAACAACTAACAGagattgtttaattttataaccatattTTGTGTATAAATCAGACATGTAATATGTCTCCATTTCTTTTTGAGTGATTTCTTATGAGACTAATTCTGttcaaaatttaacaaatgtcaGAATGCCAAAAGTAAAAAAGGTAAACAACACATACCTTTAATTGGTTGCAATCTAAAGTCAAATTTTCCGAAATCAcccttttttccctttttttttgtaaaattaaacatcttGAACAGATTTGACTTGCAGTGGCTCCATTAAGAGCAATAATTATTAAGTGTTGTTTAATCTCTGTGTTCTTGTTTTGAAATATGACTCCatgaacacaaagaaagaaaacaaagtaaagtaaagcaaaatcaaataaaaacatgtaaatctggtgtttgttttcttctgtctgttGCAGGTTTGGGTCAGTGCAGCTGCCCAGGTGTTTAACTCACTGGGAATAGCATACGGCTGCATGATTTCAATGGCTAGTTACAACAAGTTCAACAACAACATCACCAggtaaaatgtgatttttttttgtttttactgtatttaacaaataaaagctttgttGTATGCAAAATGTATCACCAATATGTTCAGTGACTTTCTCTAACAAAGAGAGCAAATTTGTCCTCATAATGACAATTCACTGGGATAGTTGGGGAATAGCGTAATTAATATACTGTTATTTATGTATAGACTATAGCATAAATGATAAACActaattacattaaattaaattaattaggGCCTTTCATCAATGTTGGAAAATAATTAGCctgagaaaaaataacatttttctcagacttgtgtgtttatgttttgataCATAAAGACTTAAGTATAAAAAACCtaagtttttttgtatttaagttcTTTAAGTGTAAAAAACGTAAATAAATTAgaactaaaaccaaaacaaaaataaatgatttcatgatttatgaaaatgaaaccattttcataaatcatttatgaaaatgatttcattttcataaatgatttggcaaataaacagaaCCAAAGTACTGTAACCAAAAGATTTTGCTCACATTTTGGAGTAGATAAACAGTCTCCGTAGTAGTTTCTAATCACTTGCTCCAAGCTTAAACTTTAGGTAATAGCTCAGATTTAGTGGGTCTCTGAATGGTGCAGACACCACAGAGTAGTTACTTTTCAatattaagtgttttttatCCATATATGTTTTATaggatgttttctttgttaatCGAAATCAGATTTTCTGAGCTCATTGTTGGTGAAACAATAACATCCTTTACCAGCACACAGCATGTATTAAAACAGTTGTGACAATCATATCATGTTTAAGATTCTTTCAGTGGACTGCaaagtttaatttgttgttttgcaggGATGTGTTAATAGTATCATTAGTCAATTCCTTCACCAGTATCCTGGCTGGCCTTGTAATCTTCTCAGCTATTGGCTACATGTCTTTTAAACACAATCTACCAGTGGACAACATAGCTACAGATGGTAAGAACCGAGTCAAGAAGATCACCCTGTAGTTCACTGACTTTTTGGAAAATACTAAATAGGACTTTAGAGtgaatggttttattttgctaaacATTCTGTAAAGATAGAAGATGTTTCTCATTTCACTTGTTACCATTTGTTTCAAATAACACAAACCTAAAAAGTGGTGAAGACCGGTACCTTTTTAACCTAAAATTATACTTTTACGTAAagagatttttcattttaactttacCCTTTCTCAGTAATACTCAGTACAAACAGTTATTAATTAATACTTTCTTTTGGGAGTTATATAAAATTTGAGGGGTTGTTGGCGTTTTCAGCTAGTTCAGGTGCAATAAAAAATTGTGTTGGAGATGGGTTGTGCTTGTTTTCAAGTTAGGTTCAAACCTAACTACAATTAAGAATCTGTGGAAAGACTTGATAAATGTTTTGCAGATGCTTCCCATCCAGCCAGTCAGAGAGAAGAGAGGGCAACTATTTCATTCTCCAAATATGCAGTTTGTAGTGATGGATCACacaagacttgcagctgtaaatgcATTTAAGGCTCGAACACTGACTTAAAGTGGATGAATGCACACAATTTTGAAAAcaagatatattttttcttttactgagtAAATAAGAAATAGTTTTTGTTGCTACATCGCATaagaaacattaaagtttgtgtttgtaacatgacaaaatatgagtGAATATTAAGTTAATTGCACAGTGGtcttttccttctactttttGACAAGACGGTAATATACAAAATGACATTGTGGTTCAGCTAATAGAAGGCTAtagttgtttttctctgtctacagttcataaaaactttgtttttaactggCTCAGGTCCTGGTTTGGTGTTTGTTGTGTATCCTGAAGTTCTCTCCACCATGCCTGGCTATCAGTTCTGGGCTCCACTGTTCTTCATCATGCTGCTGTGTCTTGGTCTCGACAGTCAAGTAAACATCTGCACCTCTTTACCCTTTAAAATCATAAGCCgtaaaaatgttagttttttcttttatggccTTTTTTAACTATAACTTTTAGAATCGtcagtagttttattttgtctatttaaaataatttggaaaGCATTCACACATGTGTATCTAACTTCTGTTTTATAATTCCACTCATGGCACACACAAATGGTAACTAGGCTGAATTTATTTAGTAGTACTTTTCACTTTTGTTGATCATTTATGATACTTTACATAACAAGTAACACTCTCTATAAACATTCATTCACAGTATTTTAATGATCTGTGTAGAAACCCTGCATATTTCCTCTTACATGCACAAACTCAGAGGCTCAAAAGTAATGTTTGGTTCAGTGTCCTGCCCGTtattatctttgttttgttctttaacaTAGAAGCGAATGGGTAAagtaatggaaaaataaacaggcTATAAAACGCTCTTCAGGTTGGGGTTTCGAGATCTAGTTCAAGATCATCTTCACGCACTAACTTAGTCATGGATGCATAAGAACTGgattgaaaatatttcacttttctcAGACTTCTGTTTCATGCTGCCATAGTTATGAAGGTACTTCAGAAACTAAccattttaactgtaaaacagcAGCATCCTAAAAGATGGCAGAAAACATTGGTgttggttgatgtttttatggACTGAAAATGGTAGAAGATCTGAGTTTTGATCCATCTAAAGAATtagaaaataaactatttttttgcACTATTTGATCAGCTTATCATTGATCTTTCATCAATTAAATTTTTCACCTCTGGCACTATTTTCATTGAGTTGTAGCACAAACAGCCCATATTTTCTGAGGACATCCATATCACGCACGTAATAGCGTTGTGTTACGTGCTCAGAGTGAGTAACAGGTGTTTTCTGCAGTTTGGCAATGTGGAGGTGGTCGTGACGTTCTTGAAGGACGAGCTTGGAGTCAAAGTTCTTAGGTACCTGAAGAGAGAGGAGCTTCTTGTTCTGGTTGTGTGTTTTGCGGGGCTTCTTTTGGGAATCCCTCATGTAACTCAGGTGAAAAAGTCATACcctttctttatattttgctaaGAATAATGAGGAATGCTGACAACACTTGCTACTTAAGCTTTACTGTCCTTTTTTGTAGGGAGGCATTTATGTGTTCCAGCTGATGGACTACTGCACTGCTGTGGGTTCCCTCATATTCCTGGCTTTCTTTGAAGTAGTGGCTGTATGCTGGATCTTTGGTAAAGTTTTACATTTAGTTCAACCTTTTACAGCGAAATGCTGTCTTGTTACAATGCCATGAAAGACTTTAggtcaaagtttttattttcatggcAGCCAGATTTCATGCTAAAGGTTAGATGATATTAAAAGACTTTTCCTCTGTCACATTTACTCTTATTctcattttacatgtttttctcaATCAGACTCACATACTTATTCACCTAATATGTAGTTTAACAGCTGGAGGTCCATGTCTTTATGCATCAACTCTTGGTTTCTTTCTGCCAGGAGTCTCTCGTCTTTCCCTGATGGTGAAGAGGATGAGAGGCGAGTCTCCGAGCCTCTTCTTCCGCCTCTGCTGGCTGCTCCTCTGCCCCCTACTGATGCTGGTAAGTCCTGTTTCTGGCTACAAATCCTTATGAAATTCAGTCTTCAGGACTGGCTTTGTTTTCCACACAGAGCATCCTGGTATCCAGCATTGTTCATTACATGCCTCCTCGCTATGGAGAGTACATGTACCCACTGTGGGCTGAGTTAGTGGGGTGGGTCGTCTCACTGGTCTCTATAGTGTGGATCCCACTTTGTGCTGTTCATGAGATCTACAACAGCAAAGGATCACTTCTTCAGGtgagcaaataaaatatattttgagcCTCTTATCATTTTTGTTGGCTGCATTTTAATGTTCTTGTTAGATTCAGGCTGTTGTTGACTTATTAGTGGGAGATCATTTGGTAAAATCT is a window of Xiphophorus hellerii strain 12219 chromosome 12, Xiphophorus_hellerii-4.1, whole genome shotgun sequence DNA encoding:
- the LOC116729139 gene encoding sodium- and chloride-dependent GABA transporter ine, producing MELAEENPKPLSDAKTSTDGPVDTGAQRPTWSGQLDFILATVGYAVGLGNVWRFPYLCYSSGGGAFIIPYLVMVFLCGIPLLFMEFAVGQYSRLGPVHAFAKICPLFKGVGLATVVISFVFCTFYNVLMGWAFFYLFNSFRGTLPWSSCNNTWNVVGNCSSGFPGNATHLQSSSQQFFDNKLLEKTSGIEEAGGLQWEVFGCLLLSWIIIYLCTFKGVKSTGKVVYFTAVFPYFILFALLINNVQLPGAKEGILYFITPDWSKLFEVKVWVSAAAQVFNSLGIAYGCMISMASYNKFNNNITRDVLIVSLVNSFTSILAGLVIFSAIGYMSFKHNLPVDNIATDGPGLVFVVYPEVLSTMPGYQFWAPLFFIMLLCLGLDSQFGNVEVVVTFLKDELGVKVLRYLKREELLVLVVCFAGLLLGIPHVTQGGIYVFQLMDYCTAVGSLIFLAFFEVVAVCWIFGVSRLSLMVKRMRGESPSLFFRLCWLLLCPLLMLSILVSSIVHYMPPRYGEYMYPLWAELVGWVVSLVSIVWIPLCAVHEIYNSKGSLLQRMKKAVVPTLDLDALDPHPKKQKADKPVLEKLLRSSV